Proteins encoded within one genomic window of Actinoplanes octamycinicus:
- a CDS encoding 4a-hydroxytetrahydrobiopterin dehydratase produces the protein MRARKRRNNNGSDYLSDALALLGGWTRDGVQLRRDLACDDSQHAALTERIQVAADTLSIRPSIRRIDGHTQICLGDRDGDALTDRDVTLAARIEDFYRTVLERP, from the coding sequence ATGCGGGCTAGGAAACGCCGGAACAACAACGGCTCCGACTATCTGAGCGACGCCCTCGCTCTACTGGGCGGCTGGACTCGGGACGGTGTCCAGCTGCGGCGCGATCTCGCGTGCGACGACAGTCAGCACGCCGCCTTGACCGAGCGGATCCAGGTGGCCGCGGACACGCTGTCGATCCGGCCGAGCATCCGGCGCATCGACGGGCACACGCAGATCTGCCTGGGTGACCGGGACGGTGACGCGCTCACCGACCGTGACGTCACGCTCGCTGCCCGCATCGAGGATTTCTACCGCACCGTGCTCGAGCGTCCGTAG
- a CDS encoding PH domain-containing protein encodes MSDVAYDNKGQLEQIQSGLLDGETIIAVYDAIGAGTGFIGLTNRRIIVQDKSFVGKKFAITSIPYSKVSAVSVVSNKSWAGQFFSSGEIAITVGTHVYEIEFRGSEKAHHVHQVILGYAS; translated from the coding sequence ATGAGCGACGTGGCATACGACAACAAGGGCCAGCTGGAGCAGATCCAGAGCGGCCTGCTCGACGGAGAGACGATCATCGCGGTGTACGACGCGATCGGCGCCGGCACCGGCTTCATCGGCCTCACCAACCGGCGGATCATCGTCCAGGACAAGTCGTTCGTCGGGAAGAAGTTCGCCATCACCAGCATCCCCTACTCCAAGGTGAGCGCGGTGAGCGTGGTCAGCAACAAGAGCTGGGCCGGCCAGTTCTTCTCCAGCGGCGAGATCGCGATCACCGTCGGCACCCACGTCTACGAGATCGAGTTCCGCGGCTCGGAGAAGGCTCACCACGTGCACCAGGTCATCCTCGGCTACGCCTCCTGA
- a CDS encoding Type 1 glutamine amidotransferase-like domain-containing protein, translating to MTADIPTILATSAGFQRGRRGLFDIRPGRIHHFAAELANATKAPKICVLTQATGDPDTRIGAFYSAFAGTRFTMSHLQLFPMPNVDDIRAHLLAQDVIWVDGGSVANLCAVWRVHGLDEILHEAWQAGVVMSGVSAGSICWHAGGSTDSYGLRLRGFTDGLGWLPYSNGVHYDAEEQRRPKMHELIGDGTLPDGFATDDGAGLVYRGTSLEEAVADREGPLGYELKRAPDGTVTETVLPTRVLPEYPN from the coding sequence ATGACCGCGGACATTCCCACCATTCTCGCCACCAGTGCCGGGTTCCAGCGCGGCCGGCGGGGCCTCTTCGACATCCGGCCGGGCCGGATCCACCATTTCGCGGCGGAGCTGGCCAACGCCACGAAGGCTCCGAAGATCTGCGTGCTGACCCAGGCGACCGGCGACCCCGACACCCGGATCGGCGCGTTCTACTCGGCCTTCGCCGGGACCAGATTCACCATGTCGCACCTGCAGCTGTTCCCGATGCCGAACGTCGACGACATCCGCGCGCACCTGCTCGCCCAGGACGTGATCTGGGTGGACGGCGGCAGCGTGGCGAACCTCTGCGCCGTCTGGCGGGTGCACGGGCTGGACGAGATCCTGCACGAGGCGTGGCAGGCCGGCGTGGTGATGAGCGGCGTGTCGGCCGGCTCGATCTGCTGGCACGCCGGGGGCAGCACGGACAGCTACGGGCTGCGGCTGCGCGGCTTCACCGACGGGCTGGGCTGGCTGCCGTACAGCAACGGGGTGCACTACGACGCCGAGGAGCAGCGCCGGCCGAAGATGCACGAGCTGATCGGCGACGGCACGCTGCCGGACGGCTTCGCCACCGACGACGGCGCCGGGCTGGTGTACCGCGGCACGTCACTGGAGGAGGCGGTGGCGGACCGCGAGGGACCTTTGGGGTACGAACTCAAACGCGCCCCCGACGGCACAGTGACCGAAACCGTGCTGCCGACCCGGGTTCTCCCGGAATATCCGAACTGA
- a CDS encoding nucleotidyltransferase domain-containing protein, with amino-acid sequence MALTDAALTEMAQRLVTVPGVVGVVLGGSRARQTHSPESDTDLGLYYRAPLDTGRLGELAVAVAGEKARVTAVGEWGPWVDGGGWLRIGDHPVDWIYRDLDRVLRCWDEAEQGRYAFHAQGGHPLGVPDFAYAGELALGRVLADPTGELAALRRRVQVYPRPLAEALVAGLWEADFLVGLARKGVPRFDTSYVAGCLFRLVGVLAHALHGAAGQWLINEKGAMAAAGRLPGAPAKFQERVDAAFSAVNNDPLHLTLAIDIAADLVLETTEACAMMLR; translated from the coding sequence ATGGCTCTCACCGATGCCGCACTGACCGAGATGGCGCAGCGCCTGGTCACCGTTCCCGGCGTGGTCGGCGTGGTGCTCGGCGGCAGCCGGGCCCGGCAGACGCATTCCCCGGAGTCGGACACCGACCTGGGGCTCTACTACCGGGCGCCGCTGGACACCGGCCGGCTCGGCGAGCTGGCCGTCGCGGTGGCCGGGGAGAAGGCCCGGGTGACCGCGGTCGGCGAGTGGGGCCCGTGGGTGGACGGCGGCGGCTGGCTGCGGATCGGCGACCACCCGGTCGACTGGATCTACCGGGACCTGGACCGGGTGCTGCGCTGCTGGGACGAGGCCGAGCAGGGCCGGTACGCGTTCCACGCGCAGGGCGGGCATCCGCTCGGCGTGCCGGATTTCGCGTACGCCGGGGAGCTCGCCCTGGGCCGGGTCCTGGCCGACCCGACCGGCGAGCTGGCCGCCCTGCGCCGCCGCGTCCAGGTGTACCCGCGCCCGCTGGCCGAGGCACTGGTCGCCGGGCTGTGGGAGGCCGACTTCCTGGTCGGCCTGGCCCGCAAGGGCGTGCCGCGGTTCGACACCAGCTACGTCGCCGGTTGCCTGTTCCGGCTGGTCGGGGTGCTGGCGCACGCGCTGCACGGGGCGGCCGGCCAGTGGCTGATCAACGAGAAGGGCGCGATGGCCGCGGCCGGGCGGCTGCCCGGTGCGCCGGCGAAGTTCCAGGAGCGGGTGGACGCCGCGTTCTCCGCGGTCAACAACGACCCGCTGCACCTGACCCTGGCCATCGACATCGCCGCTGATCTCGTGCTGGAGACCACCGAGGCGTGCGCGATGATGTTGCGATGA
- a CDS encoding G5 domain-containing protein: MAAGTSALLVLLGGGVAGAAVLVGGDEPAATAEQAIAADPGAARLDEDPEIVSREAAAAEPVPRRHVHVPVQPVPPVSGRQARAAVETGAELTRARAEDPADRTGPRSPRVAKKRAKDRPKAEPVVTTRTDVETRPIPFPTRVVRDETLPRGVRKVQSPGTPGEELVRYLVTLVDGKPSGRRVLDTTVTRQPEQRVVVFGVQRDGSCALNLCVPLGRAGCPEANAPGEPEPASSREPESGPLTVTDEDLSLLDPESLADVRLEPATLC, from the coding sequence ATGGCCGCCGGCACCAGCGCGCTGCTGGTGCTCCTCGGCGGCGGTGTGGCCGGCGCCGCCGTGCTCGTCGGGGGCGACGAGCCGGCCGCGACCGCTGAGCAGGCCATCGCCGCCGATCCGGGCGCCGCGCGCCTGGACGAGGACCCGGAGATCGTCAGCCGGGAGGCGGCCGCCGCCGAGCCGGTGCCCCGGCGCCACGTGCACGTCCCGGTCCAGCCGGTCCCGCCGGTCTCCGGACGGCAGGCCCGGGCCGCCGTGGAGACCGGGGCCGAGCTGACCCGGGCCCGCGCCGAGGACCCGGCCGACCGGACCGGGCCACGCTCCCCGCGCGTGGCGAAGAAGCGGGCGAAGGACCGGCCGAAGGCCGAGCCGGTGGTGACCACCCGCACCGACGTGGAGACCCGGCCGATCCCGTTCCCGACCCGGGTGGTCCGGGACGAGACGCTGCCACGAGGCGTCCGCAAGGTGCAGTCCCCCGGCACGCCGGGCGAGGAGCTGGTCCGCTACCTGGTCACCCTGGTCGACGGGAAGCCGTCCGGGCGCCGGGTGCTGGACACCACGGTGACCCGGCAGCCGGAGCAGCGGGTGGTGGTCTTCGGCGTGCAGCGGGACGGGTCGTGCGCGCTGAACCTGTGCGTGCCGCTGGGCCGGGCCGGCTGCCCGGAGGCGAACGCGCCCGGGGAGCCGGAGCCCGCGTCGTCCCGGGAGCCGGAGAGCGGGCCGCTCACCGTCACCGACGAGGACCTGTCGCTGCTCGACCCGGAGTCGCTGGCGGATGTTCGTTTGGAACCGGCCACACTGTGCTGA
- a CDS encoding MarR family winged helix-turn-helix transcriptional regulator yields MRALGRFLLVMPRALDADLMREQRMSASEYSVLRHLSETPDQRMRMSELAAACDMSLSGMTRLAAKLESLGYLKRIRCEEDARGANAVLTERGLERLREAWPTHLASVRRHIFDHLGELDLDRLASAFAAMATDS; encoded by the coding sequence ATGCGCGCGCTCGGCCGCTTCCTGCTCGTCATGCCGCGCGCGCTGGACGCCGACCTGATGCGCGAGCAGCGCATGTCAGCCAGTGAGTACTCGGTGCTGCGGCACCTCTCGGAAACCCCGGATCAGCGGATGCGGATGAGCGAGCTGGCCGCGGCCTGCGACATGTCGCTGAGCGGGATGACCCGCCTGGCGGCCAAGCTGGAGTCGCTCGGCTACCTGAAACGGATCCGGTGCGAGGAGGACGCCCGCGGGGCCAACGCGGTGCTCACCGAGCGCGGCCTGGAGCGGCTGCGCGAGGCCTGGCCGACCCACCTGGCCAGCGTCCGCCGGCACATCTTCGACCACCTGGGCGAGCTCGACCTGGACCGGCTGGCCAGCGCGTTCGCCGCGATGGCGACCGACTCATAG
- a CDS encoding GNAT family N-acetyltransferase: MSWTIEERSWDDAAGVALRAAQRAELDERYGCDDHEPGGAPVAGEIDVFLVASRGGEAVGCGALRRLDEHSVEVKRMFVTPASRGSGVATAILRALEDAAKQRGWTTVRLETGTEQPDAIRFYEREGYREIPLYGKYVGSPISRCFERRL; encoded by the coding sequence GTGAGCTGGACCATCGAAGAGCGATCCTGGGACGACGCCGCCGGCGTGGCGTTGCGTGCGGCGCAGCGGGCCGAGCTGGACGAGCGCTACGGGTGCGACGACCACGAGCCGGGCGGCGCGCCGGTGGCCGGCGAGATCGACGTCTTCCTGGTGGCGTCGCGGGGCGGCGAGGCGGTCGGCTGCGGCGCGCTGCGCCGGCTGGACGAGCACAGCGTCGAGGTCAAGCGGATGTTCGTGACGCCGGCCAGCCGCGGGTCCGGGGTGGCCACCGCGATCCTGCGGGCGCTGGAGGACGCCGCGAAGCAGCGCGGCTGGACCACGGTGCGGCTGGAGACCGGCACGGAGCAGCCGGATGCGATCCGCTTCTACGAGCGCGAGGGTTACCGGGAGATCCCGCTCTACGGCAAGTATGTCGGCTCGCCGATCTCCCGATGCTTCGAGCGGCGGCTATGA
- a CDS encoding phosphoesterase PA-phosphatase, whose amino-acid sequence MINAGRVVGDRIAHVVSEVLAPAVLVAALLLVVGWHAGEAPGVSRWWGLPGAVFAAVIPLGYVLHGVRTGRLTDHHIPDRAARRLPLLFGVGSLSAGLVVMLLLGAPREVLALLAAGGLGLVIFALVTHWWKMSIHAGVAAGTLATLTAIYGPVALLGTPLVLLGGWARVRLTAHTPAQVVVGALAGAIVAGTVFPALR is encoded by the coding sequence GTGATCAACGCGGGGCGGGTGGTGGGCGACCGTATCGCTCATGTTGTTTCGGAGGTGCTGGCGCCGGCGGTGCTGGTGGCGGCGCTGCTCCTGGTCGTCGGGTGGCATGCCGGGGAGGCGCCCGGGGTGTCCCGCTGGTGGGGGCTGCCCGGGGCGGTCTTCGCGGCGGTGATCCCGCTGGGTTATGTGCTGCACGGGGTGCGGACCGGGCGGCTCACCGACCATCACATCCCGGACCGGGCGGCGCGGCGGCTGCCGTTGCTGTTCGGGGTCGGGTCGCTGAGTGCCGGGCTGGTGGTGATGCTGCTGCTCGGCGCGCCGCGGGAGGTGCTGGCGCTGCTGGCCGCCGGCGGGCTGGGACTGGTGATCTTCGCGCTGGTCACGCACTGGTGGAAGATGTCGATCCACGCCGGGGTGGCGGCCGGGACGCTGGCCACGCTGACCGCGATCTACGGGCCGGTGGCGCTGCTCGGGACGCCGCTGGTGCTGCTCGGCGGGTGGGCCCGGGTGCGGCTGACCGCGCACACCCCGGCGCAGGTGGTGGTCGGCGCGCTGGCCGGCGCGATCGTCGCGGGCACGGTGTTCCCAGCGCTCCGCTGA
- a CDS encoding Uma2 family endonuclease → MTAVPEWMRPPRAEGWFADDLDHLPEAPSHTELIDGALVFMMSPQRIWHTVVIDELRSALRREAPAGIEVLREITIRLDDRNRPEPDILVTADSYDLGATFFTPDQVSLVIEVVSPESAYRDRTIKLRKYAEAGIAHYWIVEEEDRAPVVHVYELDRPTGAYAATGIHRTALRTPVPFLIEIDLTKLIPGRRG, encoded by the coding sequence ATGACCGCGGTGCCTGAGTGGATGCGCCCGCCCCGCGCCGAGGGCTGGTTCGCCGACGATCTCGACCATCTTCCCGAAGCCCCGAGTCATACCGAGCTGATCGATGGAGCTCTCGTCTTCATGATGTCCCCCCAACGAATCTGGCACACCGTCGTCATCGACGAATTACGCAGCGCTCTCCGGCGGGAAGCACCGGCGGGCATTGAGGTTCTGCGAGAGATCACGATTCGGCTCGACGACCGGAATCGTCCCGAGCCCGACATTCTCGTCACGGCGGACTCTTACGATCTCGGCGCCACCTTCTTCACGCCCGATCAGGTGTCCCTGGTGATCGAGGTGGTCTCTCCGGAGTCCGCGTACCGCGACCGGACGATCAAGCTGCGGAAATACGCGGAAGCCGGCATCGCGCACTACTGGATTGTCGAGGAAGAGGACCGAGCGCCGGTTGTCCACGTCTACGAACTCGACCGACCGACAGGCGCCTACGCAGCAACCGGAATCCACCGCACCGCATTGCGCACCCCGGTCCCGTTCCTGATCGAGATCGACCTGACCAAGCTGATTCCCGGCCGCCGCGGCTGA
- a CDS encoding DNA-binding protein has protein sequence MARRKLSHEGTLVLDSEGLSKLLADDEQVVALVAEARSRGMEAVISALTIIEAVHARTHRARLSWVLSGLRVIPVGEEEARSASRLLMDAGLHGHKYAIDAVVAEAALRQHRPVVMVTSDIDDMVKLCGDRVRLVAV, from the coding sequence GTGGCCCGCCGCAAGCTGAGCCACGAAGGGACGCTGGTTCTCGACAGCGAAGGGCTCTCCAAGCTGCTCGCCGATGATGAGCAGGTGGTCGCTCTGGTCGCCGAGGCGCGCTCGCGCGGCATGGAGGCGGTGATCAGCGCACTCACCATCATCGAGGCTGTCCATGCCCGTACCCATCGGGCTCGCCTGAGCTGGGTGCTTTCCGGATTGCGGGTGATCCCGGTGGGTGAGGAGGAAGCGAGGTCAGCGTCGCGGCTGCTGATGGATGCCGGTCTGCATGGGCACAAGTACGCGATCGATGCGGTGGTCGCCGAGGCCGCGCTGCGGCAACACCGCCCCGTGGTCATGGTGACTTCCGATATCGACGACATGGTGAAGCTCTGCGGAGACCGGGTCCGGCTTGTCGCGGTGTGA
- the ychF gene encoding redox-regulated ATPase YchF encodes MSLTIGIVGLPNVGKSTLFNALTKNDVLAANYPFATIEPNVGVVGLPDERLGKLAELFGSEKILPAPVSFVDIAGLVRGASKGQGRGNAFLANIRDASAICQVVRAFSDPNVLHVDGKVSPADDIETINTELILADLQTVEKALPRLQKEAKLKKEKAATVAAAEAAFKLLNDGVTLYQGAASAGVDLDLLGELHLLTTKPFLYVFNVDEAELGNEAFLDELRALVAPAEAVFMDAKIESELIELDEDEALELLQSTGQSEPGLNRLIRVGFETLGLQTYLTAGPKEARAWTVPVGATAPEAAGVIHSDFQRGFIKAEIVSYDDLIAAGSMSAAKAAGKVRMEGKDYIMKDGDVVEFRFNV; translated from the coding sequence GTGAGCCTCACCATCGGAATCGTCGGCCTGCCCAACGTCGGCAAGAGCACCCTGTTCAACGCCCTGACCAAGAACGATGTGCTCGCCGCGAACTACCCGTTCGCGACGATCGAGCCCAACGTCGGCGTGGTCGGGCTGCCCGACGAGCGGCTCGGCAAGCTGGCCGAGCTGTTCGGCAGCGAGAAGATCCTGCCGGCGCCGGTGAGCTTCGTCGACATCGCCGGCCTGGTCCGCGGCGCCTCCAAGGGGCAGGGCCGGGGCAACGCGTTCCTGGCGAACATTCGCGACGCGTCGGCGATCTGCCAGGTGGTGCGCGCCTTCTCCGACCCGAACGTGCTGCACGTCGACGGCAAGGTGTCGCCCGCCGACGACATCGAGACGATCAACACCGAGCTGATCCTGGCCGACCTGCAGACGGTCGAGAAGGCGCTGCCGCGCCTGCAGAAGGAGGCCAAGCTCAAGAAGGAGAAGGCCGCCACGGTGGCCGCCGCCGAGGCCGCGTTCAAGCTGCTCAACGACGGTGTCACGCTCTACCAGGGCGCCGCCTCCGCGGGCGTCGACCTGGACCTGCTGGGCGAGCTGCACCTGCTGACCACCAAGCCCTTCCTGTACGTGTTCAACGTCGACGAGGCCGAGCTGGGCAACGAGGCGTTCCTGGACGAGCTGCGGGCCCTGGTCGCCCCGGCCGAGGCGGTCTTCATGGACGCGAAGATCGAGTCCGAGCTGATCGAGCTGGACGAGGACGAGGCGCTGGAGCTGCTCCAGTCCACCGGCCAGTCGGAGCCCGGGCTGAACCGGCTGATCCGGGTCGGCTTCGAGACGCTGGGCCTACAGACCTACCTGACCGCCGGCCCGAAGGAGGCCCGCGCCTGGACCGTCCCGGTCGGCGCGACCGCCCCCGAGGCGGCCGGCGTGATCCACTCCGACTTCCAGCGCGGCTTCATCAAGGCCGAGATCGTCAGCTACGACGACCTGATCGCGGCCGGCTCGATGTCCGCGGCGAAGGCGGCCGGCAAGGTCCGCATGGAGGGCAAGGACTACATCATGAAGGACGGCGACGTGGTGGAGTTCCGCTTCAACGTGTGA
- a CDS encoding alpha/beta fold hydrolase: METLARTDIRWRAFGDGGPKVVLLHGGLQSSANLTRLAHLLAGDFTVYVPDRRGRGASGPAAAGHGLRAEIADLAAVLDETGARNVFGLSSGAVIALRAAMELPIERLALYEPPLKHGGHDPVAWLSRYEAELSRGRTAAAFTTVVKGTGGARLLPRPALLPLAGLAVRNPEIAALVPTMRLDAAVVEDAAGLLSTYAMVEAETLLLGGERSPAYLTAVLIGLEPVLPRVRRVTLSGVGHLAADNSGKPALVAAELRKFFR, from the coding sequence ATGGAGACTTTGGCGCGGACGGACATCCGGTGGCGGGCCTTCGGTGACGGGGGACCCAAGGTCGTGCTGTTGCACGGCGGTCTGCAGAGTTCGGCGAACCTCACCCGGCTGGCCCACCTGCTGGCCGGCGACTTCACCGTCTACGTGCCGGACCGGCGCGGACGGGGCGCGAGCGGACCGGCCGCGGCCGGCCACGGGCTGCGCGCCGAGATCGCGGACCTGGCGGCGGTGCTCGACGAGACCGGGGCGCGCAACGTGTTCGGGCTCAGCTCCGGGGCGGTCATCGCGCTGCGCGCGGCGATGGAGCTGCCGATCGAGCGCCTCGCGCTCTACGAGCCGCCGCTCAAGCACGGCGGGCACGATCCGGTCGCTTGGCTTTCCCGGTACGAGGCGGAGCTCTCCCGTGGCCGGACCGCCGCCGCGTTCACCACCGTGGTGAAGGGCACCGGGGGAGCGCGGCTGCTGCCCCGTCCCGCCCTGCTGCCGCTCGCCGGGCTGGCGGTGCGCAACCCCGAGATCGCCGCGCTGGTGCCGACGATGCGGCTCGACGCGGCCGTGGTCGAGGACGCGGCCGGCCTGCTCAGCACGTATGCGATGGTCGAGGCGGAGACGCTGCTGCTCGGCGGCGAGCGCTCCCCGGCGTACCTCACAGCGGTGTTGATCGGTCTGGAGCCGGTGCTGCCGCGCGTGCGCCGGGTGACCTTGAGCGGCGTCGGGCATCTCGCCGCGGACAACAGCGGCAAGCCCGCGCTGGTCGCCGCGGAACTGCGGAAGTTCTTCCGGTGA
- a CDS encoding DNA-3-methyladenine glycosylase 2 family protein, translated as MELDFERCYRAVDSRDQRFDGCFYTAVRTTGIYCRPSCPAVTPKRENVTFYVSAAAAQRGGFRACRRCRPDAAPGSPEWDARADTVGRAMRLIGDGVVDREGVSGLASRLGYTERHLNRMLTAELGAGPLALARAQRAQTARILVETTDLGLAEIAFAAGFGSVRQFNDTMLEVYAQAPGRLRETRRAVQGEAGTINLRLAYRAPLHVASLLGFLGARTLPGVDELDGDTYRRGLVLPHGSATVALRPADRWVFATLRLSDVRDLAPAVARCRRLLDLDADPDAIDGTVGADPALAAAVRAEPGVRVPRAVDGFEMAVRAVVGQQVSVSGARTTLGRIVRAAREAGASGELLGSEESRGSEGFESSADLGPAGPAPAPAATNHLAGFPTAESVADLPDSAFGMPATRRDTIRALAAAVADGKLDLDPTADRAETTARLLELPGIGPWTAGYVAMRATGDPDVFLPTDLAARRGAAALGLPATAKALAEHAERWRPWRSYALVRLWRAA; from the coding sequence ATGGAGCTGGACTTCGAGCGTTGCTACCGCGCTGTCGACAGCCGCGACCAGCGGTTCGACGGGTGCTTCTACACGGCGGTGCGGACCACCGGGATCTACTGCCGGCCGTCCTGCCCGGCGGTCACCCCGAAACGGGAGAACGTCACGTTCTACGTCAGCGCGGCCGCCGCCCAGCGCGGCGGCTTCCGGGCCTGCCGCCGCTGCCGGCCGGACGCCGCGCCCGGCTCACCGGAGTGGGACGCGCGGGCCGACACGGTCGGCCGGGCGATGCGGCTGATCGGCGACGGAGTGGTCGACCGGGAAGGCGTGTCCGGGCTGGCCAGCCGGCTCGGCTACACCGAACGGCACCTCAACCGGATGCTCACCGCGGAACTCGGCGCCGGGCCGCTGGCGCTGGCCCGGGCGCAGCGCGCGCAGACCGCGCGGATCCTCGTCGAGACGACCGACCTGGGGTTGGCGGAGATCGCGTTCGCGGCCGGGTTCGGCAGCGTGCGGCAGTTCAACGACACGATGCTGGAGGTGTACGCGCAGGCGCCCGGCCGGCTCCGGGAGACCCGGCGCGCGGTCCAGGGCGAAGCCGGCACGATCAACCTCCGGCTGGCCTACCGGGCGCCGCTGCACGTCGCGTCGCTGCTCGGGTTCCTCGGGGCGCGGACCCTGCCCGGGGTCGACGAGTTGGACGGGGACACGTACCGGAGAGGTCTGGTGTTGCCGCACGGCAGCGCGACCGTGGCGCTGCGGCCGGCCGATCGGTGGGTGTTCGCGACGTTGCGGCTCAGCGACGTGCGGGACCTGGCACCGGCGGTGGCGCGGTGCCGGCGGCTGCTGGACCTGGACGCCGACCCCGATGCGATCGACGGGACGGTCGGGGCGGATCCGGCACTCGCCGCGGCGGTCCGGGCGGAGCCGGGGGTGCGGGTGCCGCGGGCGGTGGACGGGTTCGAGATGGCGGTCCGGGCGGTCGTGGGGCAGCAGGTGAGTGTGTCGGGGGCGCGGACGACGCTGGGGCGGATCGTGCGGGCGGCTCGGGAGGCTGGGGCTTCCGGTGAGTTGCTCGGGTCCGAGGAGTCGCGGGGGTCCGAAGGATTCGAGTCGTCCGCTGATCTCGGCCCTGCGGGCCCCGCCCCCGCCCCCGCCGCCACCAACCACCTCGCCGGATTCCCGACCGCCGAATCCGTAGCCGATCTCCCCGACTCCGCCTTCGGCATGCCGGCCACCCGCCGAGACACCATCCGCGCCCTGGCCGCCGCCGTAGCCGACGGCAAACTCGACCTGGACCCCACCGCCGACCGCGCCGAGACCACCGCCCGCCTGCTGGAACTCCCCGGCATCGGCCCCTGGACCGCCGGCTACGTCGCCATGCGCGCCACCGGTGACCCGGACGTCTTCCTCCCCACCGACCTGGCCGCCCGCCGAGGCGCCGCCGCCCTCGGCCTCCCCGCCACCGCCAAGGCCCTCGCCGAGCACGCCGAACGCTGGCGCCCGTGGCGCTCCTACGCCCTGGTCCGCCTGTGGCGAGCCGCCTGA
- a CDS encoding methylated-DNA--[protein]-cysteine S-methyltransferase, with the protein MLRHATMDTPAGPFTLVVAESGAVRAAGFTTDVPELTKLIHPSLVEPAEPADDVGPARSAVRAYFDGDLLALDTVAVEQHTRGVFMGHAWAVMREIKPGDPVTYSRYAVLAGRPAAIRAAAAACARNAVALIVPCHRVLRTDGSLGGYRWGLPVKSWLLEHESAG; encoded by the coding sequence ATGTTGCGTCACGCGACGATGGACACCCCGGCCGGCCCGTTCACCCTGGTGGTGGCGGAGTCCGGTGCGGTTCGCGCGGCCGGGTTCACCACCGACGTGCCGGAGCTGACCAAGTTGATCCACCCGTCGCTGGTCGAGCCGGCCGAGCCGGCTGACGACGTCGGGCCGGCGCGGTCCGCGGTCCGGGCCTATTTCGACGGTGATCTGCTCGCGCTGGACACGGTGGCGGTCGAGCAGCACACCCGGGGCGTGTTCATGGGGCACGCCTGGGCGGTGATGCGCGAGATCAAGCCGGGCGACCCGGTGACCTATTCGAGGTATGCGGTGCTGGCCGGCCGCCCGGCGGCGATCCGGGCGGCGGCCGCGGCGTGCGCGCGCAACGCGGTGGCGCTGATCGTGCCCTGTCACCGGGTGCTGCGCACCGACGGGTCGCTGGGCGGCTACCGCTGGGGCCTGCCGGTGAAGTCGTGGTTGCTGGAGCACGAGTCGGCGGGCTGA
- a CDS encoding protein DA1: protein MLLPRCAACGRIMTLTGFLTANGELVCQRHTGAPQSVCCGLPADPALGTDRPLCPRCAVTAVRTQQDVKRVLPPIAARLRALSIRTTTPVRVRLVPFSELQGRIAGHGDVLGVTVSLGSEVVDLMVVRDLPLARFGAVVAHEVMHAYLAQRGFGMLPPAVEEGLCQLLAHAWLKDQPGAPAEWERRRIATNPDPVYGDGFRAARAAAIRTGSVRRMLEHVRRCGDFPDP from the coding sequence GTGTTGCTGCCGCGCTGTGCCGCCTGCGGCCGGATCATGACGCTGACCGGCTTCCTCACCGCGAACGGTGAGCTGGTCTGTCAGCGGCACACCGGCGCCCCGCAGTCCGTCTGTTGTGGACTGCCGGCCGATCCCGCGCTCGGCACGGACCGCCCGCTGTGCCCGCGGTGCGCGGTGACCGCGGTCCGCACCCAGCAAGACGTGAAGCGGGTGCTGCCGCCGATCGCGGCGCGGCTGCGGGCGTTGTCGATCCGCACGACGACACCGGTGCGGGTGCGGCTGGTGCCGTTCAGCGAGTTGCAGGGCCGGATCGCCGGGCACGGTGACGTGCTCGGCGTGACCGTGTCGCTGGGCAGCGAGGTGGTCGACCTGATGGTGGTCCGGGATCTGCCGCTGGCCCGGTTCGGCGCGGTGGTCGCGCACGAGGTGATGCACGCCTACCTGGCCCAGCGGGGGTTCGGGATGCTGCCGCCGGCGGTCGAGGAGGGGCTGTGCCAGCTGCTGGCGCACGCCTGGCTGAAGGATCAGCCGGGGGCGCCGGCCGAGTGGGAGCGCCGCCGGATCGCCACCAACCCGGATCCGGTGTACGGCGACGGTTTCCGGGCTGCCCGGGCCGCCGCGATCCGGACCGGCAGTGTCCGGCGGATGCTGGAGCACGTGCGCCGCTGCGGTGATTTCCCGGACCCGTGA